From one Tsukamurella tyrosinosolvens genomic stretch:
- a CDS encoding TetR/AcrR family transcriptional regulator, with translation MGRPRLHDPDGLLDAAVRLFARDGTRGLTVAAVARESKSPSGSVYHLFPDRPALLAAVWLRTVRRFHEDYIANWADLSATADAASSARWIVERCRADLGEALVLQAGPPAFAVESWPPTAAAEWSALDAERTERIAEIVGRVAANAQCPRADVAFALYELPLAVARRYLVAGDPPPPAAADQAERLAARLLGG, from the coding sequence ATGGGAAGGCCGAGGCTGCACGATCCGGACGGGCTGCTCGACGCCGCCGTCCGGCTCTTCGCGCGGGACGGGACACGAGGCCTCACGGTGGCCGCCGTCGCACGGGAGTCCAAGTCGCCCAGCGGTTCCGTGTACCACCTCTTCCCCGACCGTCCCGCGCTGCTCGCCGCCGTCTGGCTGCGGACGGTCCGCCGGTTCCACGAGGACTACATTGCGAACTGGGCGGATCTCTCGGCGACCGCCGACGCCGCGTCGAGCGCGCGGTGGATCGTGGAGCGCTGCCGCGCCGACCTCGGCGAGGCGCTCGTCCTGCAGGCCGGACCCCCGGCCTTCGCCGTCGAATCATGGCCCCCCACCGCGGCCGCCGAATGGTCGGCGCTCGACGCCGAGCGGACGGAGCGGATCGCCGAGATCGTCGGCAGAGTGGCCGCGAATGCGCAGTGCCCGCGCGCCGACGTCGCCTTCGCCCTGTACGAACTACCCCTCGCGGTCGCGCGGCGGTACTTGGTGGCCGGCGATCCACCGCCCCCCGCCGCAGCGGATCAGGCGGAACGCCTCGCCGCGCGGCTGCTGGGCGGCTGA
- a CDS encoding PaaI family thioesterase, translating to MIESSAESLALAAAVLDAQPFNAVVGARITAFGGGNAELVLDIEDRHRQQFGVAHGGVLAYLADNALTFAAGSVLGTDVLTGGVDVNYLRAARDGRLRTTATVVHRARTHAVTTAEIWHETDGAEPRLCAIARGTVFVTAPGASR from the coding sequence ATGATCGAATCCAGTGCGGAGTCCCTCGCCCTCGCCGCCGCGGTTCTCGACGCCCAGCCCTTCAACGCCGTGGTCGGCGCCCGGATCACGGCGTTCGGCGGCGGCAACGCCGAACTCGTTCTCGACATCGAGGACCGGCACCGGCAACAGTTCGGCGTCGCCCACGGCGGCGTCCTCGCGTACCTCGCCGACAACGCGCTGACGTTCGCGGCGGGATCCGTCCTCGGCACGGACGTGCTCACCGGCGGCGTGGACGTGAACTACCTCCGCGCGGCCCGAGACGGACGGCTGCGCACCACGGCGACAGTCGTACACCGGGCCCGAACACACGCTGTGACCACCGCCGAGATCTGGCACGAGACCGACGGCGCCGAGCCCCGCCTGTGCGCCATCGCCCGCGGCACCGTCTTCGTCACCGCCCCGGGAGCGTCCCGATGA
- a CDS encoding pyridoxamine 5'-phosphate oxidase family protein, producing MTDPDVARVAARTTVRRAIRTSLHCAIASCNPDGSPHVTPIGSILLDRDARSGIYFDVFNARLARNLARDPRITVLAVDSGSLRWLRALLRGRFEQSPGVQLVGTAGPARPARPEEITRFRRLVGPLGRTPGGRAFWSDLSRVRDLRFDDARPIHLGPMTRERRVSPRRRCPGGTSRSTGSRGDATR from the coding sequence ATGACGGACCCGGACGTGGCACGAGTGGCGGCGCGCACCACAGTGCGCCGCGCGATCCGCACGTCACTGCACTGCGCGATCGCGTCGTGCAACCCCGACGGCTCCCCGCACGTCACCCCCATCGGCTCGATCCTGCTGGATCGGGATGCGCGGTCGGGCATCTACTTCGACGTGTTCAACGCGCGGCTCGCGCGCAATCTCGCACGCGACCCCCGGATCACGGTGCTAGCGGTCGACAGCGGCTCGCTCCGCTGGCTGCGCGCTCTGCTCCGTGGGCGGTTCGAGCAGAGTCCCGGGGTCCAGCTCGTGGGCACGGCCGGCCCGGCCCGGCCCGCGCGCCCCGAGGAGATCACCCGGTTCCGCCGGTTGGTCGGACCGCTCGGCAGGACTCCCGGCGGGCGCGCCTTCTGGTCCGACCTGTCCCGGGTGCGCGACCTCCGCTTCGACGACGCCCGCCCGATCCACCTGGGCCCGATGACGCGTGAGCGACGAGTCAGTCCGCGACGACGGTGCCCTGGTGGAACATCACGGTCCACCGGTTCTCGCGGCGACGCCACACGGTGA
- a CDS encoding DUF4440 domain-containing protein: MIEEEPDRTTEPELREVLAELRRREPVFHGPSWRSLADFDDAVAPDFWEVGASGRRYSREHVRAVTDQRIAAPPDESDWETSEFQVRAMGASVYLLTYTLAQGDRVTRRLTVWRRRENRWTVMFHQGTVVAD, encoded by the coding sequence GTGATCGAGGAGGAGCCGGACCGGACCACCGAGCCGGAGCTGCGCGAGGTGCTCGCGGAGCTCCGCCGCCGCGAACCCGTCTTCCACGGCCCCTCCTGGCGCTCGCTCGCCGACTTCGACGACGCGGTCGCGCCCGACTTCTGGGAGGTCGGTGCCTCGGGCCGGCGGTACAGCCGCGAGCACGTCCGGGCGGTGACCGACCAGCGGATCGCCGCGCCGCCGGACGAATCGGACTGGGAGACCAGCGAGTTCCAGGTCCGTGCGATGGGCGCCTCCGTGTACCTGCTCACCTACACGCTGGCGCAGGGCGACCGCGTCACCCGTCGGCTCACCGTGTGGCGTCGCCGCGAGAACCGGTGGACCGTGATGTTCCACCAGGGCACCGTCGTCGCGGACTGA
- a CDS encoding error-prone DNA polymerase — protein sequence MGWSNGPSWSEMERVLSGRAPVRRAEEPPGDGGDSPAWSRKREPYVPSGGGPGVSRVPYAELHAHTAFSFLDGAALPEEMVEQAHALGLKALAVTDHNGFYGVVRFAEAALELGVPTVFGAELSLEHDAMRTGAEDPSGDHLLVLARGQEGYRRLSRAMAEAHMEAGEKGLLRFHPDRLAEWSGGHWHILTGCRKGAVRRGLAAGGPDGAAAALAQLVDRFGEGRVSMELTVHGVPEDDERNHLLAGVAARMGVGTVATTGAHFARPGQRHLASTLAAIRARRSLDELDGWLPAAGGAHLRSGDEMALLLPEHPGAIAAAAELGAECAFSLKLIAPNLPPFDVPSGHTEATWLRELTRRGALERYGPPERNPQAYRQIEHELNVIETLTFPGYFLIVHSIVTFCRENDILCQGRGSAANSAVCFALGITAVDPVRNQLLFERFLAPERDGPPDIDVDIESDRREEAIQFVYRKYGREYAAQVANVITYRGRSAVRDTARALGYSQGQQDAWSKQVSSWGWRNDPVPEGIPGRVVELATQIADLPRHLGIHSGGMVICDRPIADVCPTEWARMEDRSVLQWDKDDCAAAGLVKFDLLGLGMLSALHYAKDLLAEHKGIDVDFAQLDLADANVYEMLCRADSVGVFQVESRAQMATLPRLKPRNFYDLVVEVALIRPGPIQGGSVHPYIRRRNGLEEPAVEHPSMWKALRRTLGVPLFQEQLMQLATDVAGFSPAEADQLRRAMGSKRSTEKMEQLRQRFYDGARHRHGIEGEVADRIFEKLAAFANFGFPESHSQSFASLVFYSSWFKLYHPAAFCAALLRAQPMGFYSPQSLVADARRHGVTVHGPCVNRSLPWADLENAGAEVRLGLAAIRTIGDDLAERIAHERDARGAYAGLTDLTARVELTVAQSEALATSGALDCFGRDRRQALWEAGAAARERPDRLPGTATAGAPPALPGMSETELAAADVWATSVTVGKYPTEFLRPTLDRLGVVPADRLLSLPDGDRVLVGGAVTHRQRPATAGGVTFINLEDETGMVNVVCSQGLWARYRRLAQSAPALLIRGKLQNAEGAVTVVADRLQRMDLSVPSRSRDWQ from the coding sequence GTGGGATGGAGCAACGGGCCGAGCTGGTCGGAGATGGAGCGGGTGCTCTCCGGGCGGGCCCCGGTGCGCCGGGCGGAGGAGCCGCCGGGCGACGGTGGCGATTCGCCGGCGTGGTCCCGCAAGCGCGAGCCCTACGTGCCGTCCGGCGGCGGTCCCGGGGTCTCCCGCGTGCCCTATGCGGAGCTGCACGCGCACACCGCGTTCAGCTTCCTCGACGGCGCCGCGCTGCCGGAGGAGATGGTCGAGCAGGCCCACGCGCTCGGCCTGAAGGCCCTCGCGGTCACCGACCACAACGGCTTCTACGGGGTGGTCCGGTTCGCCGAGGCCGCGCTGGAGCTGGGCGTTCCCACGGTCTTCGGGGCGGAGCTGTCCCTGGAGCACGACGCGATGCGCACCGGCGCCGAGGACCCGTCGGGCGATCACCTGCTCGTGCTCGCCCGCGGCCAGGAGGGGTACCGCCGCCTCTCGCGCGCGATGGCCGAGGCGCACATGGAGGCGGGGGAGAAGGGGCTGCTGCGTTTCCACCCGGACCGCCTCGCCGAATGGTCCGGCGGACACTGGCACATCCTCACCGGCTGCCGCAAGGGCGCGGTCCGGCGCGGCCTCGCCGCCGGTGGGCCCGACGGTGCCGCCGCCGCCCTCGCGCAGCTCGTCGACCGCTTCGGGGAGGGGCGGGTGAGCATGGAGCTCACCGTCCACGGCGTCCCCGAGGACGACGAGCGCAACCATCTCCTCGCCGGCGTGGCCGCGCGGATGGGGGTGGGCACCGTCGCCACCACGGGGGCGCACTTCGCCCGGCCCGGCCAGCGGCACCTGGCGTCCACGCTCGCGGCGATCCGCGCCCGCCGCAGCCTCGACGAACTCGACGGCTGGCTCCCCGCCGCGGGCGGCGCGCACCTGCGCTCGGGCGACGAGATGGCGCTGCTGCTACCCGAACATCCCGGCGCCATCGCGGCCGCCGCCGAGCTCGGCGCCGAGTGCGCCTTCAGCCTCAAGCTGATCGCGCCGAACCTGCCGCCCTTCGACGTCCCGTCGGGCCACACGGAGGCCACCTGGCTGCGCGAGCTGACCCGGCGCGGGGCGCTGGAGCGGTACGGCCCGCCGGAGCGGAACCCGCAGGCGTACCGGCAGATCGAGCACGAGCTGAACGTGATCGAGACGCTCACCTTCCCGGGCTACTTCCTCATCGTGCACAGCATCGTCACCTTCTGCCGCGAGAACGACATCCTGTGCCAGGGCCGCGGCAGCGCCGCCAACTCGGCCGTCTGCTTCGCGCTGGGCATCACGGCGGTGGACCCGGTGCGCAACCAGCTGCTCTTCGAGCGCTTCCTCGCCCCCGAGCGCGACGGCCCGCCCGACATCGACGTCGACATCGAGTCGGATCGCCGGGAGGAGGCGATCCAGTTCGTCTACCGGAAGTACGGCCGCGAGTACGCCGCGCAGGTCGCCAACGTCATCACCTACCGCGGCCGGTCCGCGGTCCGTGACACGGCGCGGGCGCTCGGCTACTCGCAGGGGCAGCAGGACGCCTGGAGCAAACAGGTCTCCAGCTGGGGGTGGCGGAACGATCCGGTGCCCGAGGGGATCCCGGGCCGGGTGGTCGAGCTGGCGACGCAGATCGCGGACCTGCCGCGGCATCTGGGGATCCACTCGGGCGGCATGGTGATCTGCGACCGTCCGATCGCCGACGTCTGCCCCACCGAGTGGGCCCGCATGGAGGACCGCAGCGTGCTGCAGTGGGACAAGGACGACTGCGCGGCCGCGGGCCTGGTGAAGTTCGATCTGCTGGGCCTCGGGATGCTCAGCGCGCTGCACTACGCGAAGGACCTCCTCGCCGAGCACAAGGGCATCGACGTGGACTTCGCGCAGCTCGACCTCGCCGACGCCAACGTCTACGAGATGCTCTGTCGCGCCGACTCCGTGGGCGTCTTCCAGGTGGAGTCGCGCGCGCAGATGGCCACGCTGCCGCGCCTGAAACCGCGGAACTTCTACGACCTGGTGGTGGAGGTCGCGCTCATCCGGCCCGGCCCCATCCAGGGCGGTTCGGTGCACCCGTACATCCGCCGCCGCAACGGGCTGGAGGAGCCGGCCGTCGAGCACCCGTCGATGTGGAAGGCCCTGCGGCGCACGCTGGGGGTGCCGCTCTTCCAGGAGCAGCTCATGCAACTCGCCACCGACGTCGCCGGCTTCTCCCCGGCGGAGGCCGACCAGCTGCGCCGCGCCATGGGCTCGAAGCGCTCCACGGAGAAGATGGAGCAGCTGCGGCAGCGCTTCTACGACGGTGCGCGGCACCGGCACGGCATCGAGGGGGAGGTGGCCGACCGGATCTTCGAGAAGCTCGCCGCCTTCGCCAACTTCGGCTTCCCCGAGAGTCATTCGCAGTCGTTCGCGTCGCTGGTCTTCTACTCCTCGTGGTTCAAGCTCTACCATCCGGCGGCCTTCTGCGCGGCGCTGTTGCGGGCCCAGCCGATGGGTTTCTACTCGCCGCAGTCCCTCGTCGCCGACGCGCGACGGCACGGCGTCACCGTGCACGGGCCGTGCGTGAACCGCAGCCTGCCGTGGGCGGATCTGGAGAACGCGGGTGCGGAGGTCCGGCTCGGCCTGGCCGCGATCCGCACCATCGGCGACGACCTCGCCGAGCGCATCGCCCACGAGCGGGACGCGCGCGGCGCCTACGCGGGCCTCACCGATCTCACGGCTCGGGTCGAGCTCACGGTCGCGCAGTCGGAGGCGCTCGCCACCTCCGGTGCGTTGGACTGCTTCGGCCGCGACCGCCGGCAGGCGCTGTGGGAGGCGGGTGCCGCCGCGCGGGAGCGTCCGGACCGGCTGCCGGGTACCGCCACCGCGGGCGCGCCGCCCGCCCTGCCCGGCATGAGCGAGACGGAGCTCGCGGCGGCGGACGTGTGGGCCACGTCGGTCACCGTCGGCAAGTACCCGACGGAGTTCCTGCGGCCCACCCTCGACCGTCTCGGTGTCGTCCCGGCCGACCGCCTCCTCTCGCTGCCCGACGGTGACCGCGTCCTGGTGGGCGGGGCCGTCACGCACCGGCAGCGGCCCGCCACCGCGGGCGGCGTCACCTTCATCAACCTCGAGGACGAGACCGGCATGGTGAACGTGGTGTGCAGCCAGGGGCTGTGGGCGCGGTATCGGCGGCTGGCGCAGTCGGCGCCCGCGCTGCTGATCCGGGGGAAGCTGCAGAACGCGGAGGGCGCCGTCACCGTCGTCGCCGATCGACTGCAGCGCATGGACCTGTCGGTGCCCTCGCGGTCCCGCGATTGGCAGTGA
- a CDS encoding MarR family winged helix-turn-helix transcriptional regulator produces MVDTGNTRWLSDEEMAAWLPLIHVAMRLPSKLDTQLRADAGITHYEFMVLAQLSQAPDRTLGLSALAEAANSSPSRLSHVLRKLGERGWLVRRAEGRSAYAELTDEGFAALDGAARGHVAEVRRLVFDHLTARDVTALRAALSKVTPGLADEA; encoded by the coding sequence ATGGTGGACACGGGGAACACCCGGTGGCTGTCCGACGAGGAGATGGCGGCCTGGCTGCCCCTCATCCACGTCGCGATGCGGCTGCCCTCGAAGCTGGACACGCAGCTGCGCGCCGACGCGGGCATCACCCACTACGAGTTCATGGTGCTCGCGCAGCTCTCGCAGGCGCCCGACCGCACGCTCGGCCTGTCGGCACTCGCCGAGGCCGCCAACTCGTCGCCCTCGCGCCTGTCGCACGTGCTGCGCAAGCTCGGCGAGCGCGGCTGGCTGGTGCGGCGCGCGGAGGGGCGCTCGGCCTACGCCGAGCTCACCGACGAGGGCTTCGCCGCGCTCGACGGTGCCGCCCGCGGGCACGTCGCGGAGGTTCGCCGCCTGGTCTTCGACCACCTCACGGCGCGCGACGTCACCGCGCTGCGCGCCGCTCTCTCCAAGGTCACCCCGGGTCTCGCCGACGAGGCCTGA
- a CDS encoding amidohydrolase family protein, with protein sequence MSSPSTTPGPTSDAEIPVYLESLGIPGLADIHVHFLPEPMLVKVWDFFDRASAEYGREWPIRYRFDEDTRLELIRGMGVTAIPALTYPHKPGMAVWLNEWCAEFARRVPDGIHCATLYPEPGVGEYVAQAVADGARLFKMHVQVGVFAPDDPLLDPAWEVLAAARIPVVIHAGSGPVEGPYTGPDRVGEVLRRHPELTLVIAHLGMPEYDRFADLAERFPHVYLDTTMAATDFTERTAPMPPGYVERLGALADKVVLGSDFPNIPYEYAHQLFGLARLGLGDEWMRKVLWHNGRALLERAGA encoded by the coding sequence ATGAGCAGTCCGAGCACCACGCCGGGACCGACCTCCGACGCGGAGATCCCCGTCTACCTGGAGTCCCTCGGCATCCCCGGCCTCGCCGACATCCACGTGCACTTCCTGCCCGAGCCGATGCTGGTCAAGGTGTGGGACTTCTTCGACCGCGCGAGCGCCGAGTACGGCCGCGAGTGGCCCATCCGGTACCGGTTCGACGAGGACACCCGGCTGGAGCTGATCCGCGGCATGGGCGTGACGGCGATCCCCGCGCTCACCTACCCGCACAAGCCCGGGATGGCGGTGTGGCTCAACGAGTGGTGCGCCGAGTTCGCGCGCCGCGTGCCCGACGGCATCCACTGCGCCACGCTCTACCCCGAGCCCGGCGTGGGCGAGTACGTCGCGCAGGCCGTCGCCGACGGTGCGCGGTTGTTCAAGATGCACGTCCAGGTGGGCGTCTTCGCGCCCGACGACCCGCTGCTGGATCCCGCCTGGGAGGTGCTGGCCGCGGCGAGGATCCCGGTGGTGATCCACGCCGGCTCCGGCCCCGTCGAGGGCCCGTACACCGGCCCCGACCGCGTCGGCGAGGTGCTGCGCCGGCACCCCGAGCTGACACTCGTCATCGCGCACCTCGGCATGCCGGAGTACGACCGGTTCGCCGACCTCGCCGAGCGCTTCCCCCACGTGTACCTCGACACCACCATGGCCGCGACCGACTTCACCGAGCGGACCGCCCCGATGCCGCCCGGATACGTCGAGCGGCTCGGCGCGCTCGCCGACAAGGTGGTGTTGGGCAGCGACTTCCCCAACATCCCGTACGAGTACGCGCACCAGCTCTTCGGGCTGGCGCGGCTCGGCCTCGGCGACGAATGGATGCGCAAGGTGCTGTGGCACAACGGCCGCGCCCTGCTGGAGCGCGCGGGCGCCTGA
- a CDS encoding serpin family protein yields MQIRRAAVALFVAGTLAACGGAPSAPETLSLERSKTAFEQVGIDETRDDVTALVSTATRVGARLAAGDPRAASTAVSPWSVLSLLGMLRAGAQGETAAQLDGAGLGAAKNLPRAMAALTGQAAQWAGDPGTVPTGTPPASPLFQSQVALLTAKQPEDRRVRSPYLDALAASYDTGVYPVDFGLGVGEPLGEWVAVNTGSSLTAAPLRTDADTRLAAATTAYLAAAWRFPFDAARTRPAPFTAADGAVLDPLTMRGTVPARVAAGEGFTALQLDYGTTLALQIVLPTPGTPLADAASEGRFTAARIALAGAPSTPHEVSLPKWRTSTWTGLADPLRDAGLTALFAGPGLDGVAPGSPSLADARAAAVLTVGEKGTATDTATAAPTPEPAPGPAPFVVDRAFAYSVVDTATGMPLMMGTVNRPGA; encoded by the coding sequence ATGCAGATCCGGCGCGCCGCGGTGGCGCTGTTCGTCGCGGGGACCCTCGCGGCGTGCGGCGGCGCACCGTCGGCGCCCGAGACCCTGTCGCTCGAGCGGTCCAAGACCGCCTTCGAGCAGGTGGGGATCGACGAGACCCGCGACGACGTGACCGCGCTGGTCTCCACCGCCACCCGCGTCGGCGCGCGGCTCGCGGCGGGCGACCCGCGCGCGGCGAGCACCGCCGTCTCCCCCTGGTCGGTCCTGAGCCTGCTGGGCATGCTCCGAGCCGGGGCGCAGGGCGAGACCGCCGCGCAGCTCGACGGTGCCGGGCTCGGCGCCGCGAAGAACCTCCCGCGGGCGATGGCGGCTCTCACCGGCCAGGCCGCGCAGTGGGCGGGCGATCCGGGCACCGTCCCCACGGGCACACCGCCCGCGTCGCCGCTGTTCCAGTCGCAGGTCGCGCTCCTGACGGCCAAGCAGCCCGAGGACCGGCGCGTCCGGTCCCCGTACCTGGACGCGCTCGCCGCGAGTTACGACACCGGCGTCTACCCGGTGGACTTCGGCCTCGGCGTGGGCGAGCCGCTGGGCGAGTGGGTGGCCGTGAACACCGGCAGCAGCCTCACCGCGGCGCCGCTGCGCACCGACGCCGACACGCGCCTCGCCGCCGCGACGACCGCGTACCTCGCGGCCGCGTGGCGCTTCCCGTTCGACGCCGCCCGGACGCGGCCCGCGCCGTTCACCGCCGCCGACGGCGCCGTTCTCGACCCGCTCACCATGCGCGGCACGGTGCCCGCGCGGGTGGCCGCGGGCGAGGGCTTCACGGCGTTGCAGCTCGACTACGGCACCACGCTCGCACTGCAGATCGTGCTACCCACCCCCGGGACGCCGCTCGCCGACGCGGCGAGCGAGGGCCGGTTCACCGCGGCGCGGATCGCGCTGGCGGGGGCACCGTCGACGCCGCACGAGGTGAGCCTGCCGAAGTGGCGCACCAGCACCTGGACCGGGCTCGCCGATCCGCTCCGGGACGCGGGCCTGACGGCGCTGTTCGCGGGCCCCGGCCTCGACGGCGTGGCCCCGGGATCGCCGTCGCTGGCCGACGCCCGCGCGGCGGCCGTGCTCACCGTCGGAGAGAAGGGCACCGCCACCGACACCGCGACCGCGGCGCCGACCCCGGAGCCCGCGCCGGGCCCCGCGCCCTTCGTGGTGGATCGGGCCTTCGCGTACTCGGTGGTCGACACGGCGACAGGGATGCCCCTGATGATGGGGACGGTCAACCGGCCGGGCGCATAG
- a CDS encoding DNA polymerase Y family protein, translating into MTAQRILALWCPDWPAAAAAADADLPPDRPVAVLHGNRVVACNAPARADGVRRGMKRRESQARCPGLHVAQADEGRDARLFEPVAGAVAALIPLIEVLRPGLVVIPARGAARFFGGEEQAAERLVDAASSVGAESLAGIADEVFTAALAARRGTVVPPGESATFLAPLPIAQLGAEPALAGGDRTELLDLLRRLGLRTVGAFAALSATDVATRFGTDAIAAHRQARAVPDRPPSTAALPPGLEVELRPDPPIDRVDAAAFAGRALAAELHGKLSAAGVACLRLEVSAIAENGERHSRIWRCAEPLTPDGTADRVRWQIDGWLTGGRSAKRDGDGGPGAPISLLRLEPVEVVDAGALQAGMWGDEADGAARFRRALVRVQGLLGGEAVRMGVRSGGRGPAERVTWVPLGDEVVPERDPAAPWPGRMPEPAPSVLVTGAAVTMTDAAGAAVRVTERGAFTGEPTHLVWGSRDWSLRWWAGPWLVDERWWAADGATEPRARAQVLLEPAPGRDDGRALLLQYAGGWEVEGVYE; encoded by the coding sequence GTGACCGCGCAGCGTATCCTCGCGCTGTGGTGCCCGGACTGGCCGGCGGCCGCCGCGGCGGCGGACGCGGACCTGCCGCCCGACCGCCCCGTCGCCGTCCTGCACGGCAACCGGGTCGTCGCCTGCAACGCCCCCGCCCGGGCCGACGGTGTGCGCCGCGGCATGAAGCGCCGCGAATCCCAGGCCCGCTGCCCGGGACTGCACGTCGCCCAGGCCGACGAGGGCCGGGACGCGCGGCTCTTCGAGCCCGTGGCCGGCGCGGTGGCCGCCCTGATCCCGCTCATCGAGGTGCTGCGCCCGGGGCTCGTGGTGATCCCGGCGCGCGGCGCGGCGCGCTTCTTCGGCGGCGAGGAGCAGGCCGCCGAGCGCCTGGTGGACGCGGCCTCCTCCGTGGGCGCGGAGTCGCTCGCCGGCATCGCCGACGAGGTCTTCACCGCGGCCCTGGCGGCCCGCCGCGGCACCGTCGTCCCGCCGGGGGAGTCGGCGACCTTCCTCGCCCCGCTGCCCATCGCCCAGCTGGGGGCCGAACCCGCGCTCGCGGGCGGCGACCGCACCGAGCTCCTCGACCTGCTGCGCCGGCTGGGGCTGCGCACCGTCGGCGCCTTCGCGGCGCTCTCCGCGACCGATGTGGCCACCCGTTTCGGGACCGACGCGATCGCCGCGCACCGGCAGGCCCGCGCGGTGCCGGACCGGCCGCCGTCCACCGCGGCCCTGCCGCCCGGGCTGGAGGTGGAGCTGCGGCCCGACCCGCCGATCGACCGGGTCGACGCGGCGGCCTTCGCCGGCCGCGCCCTGGCCGCGGAGCTGCACGGCAAGCTGTCCGCGGCCGGCGTCGCGTGCCTGCGCCTGGAGGTCTCCGCGATCGCCGAGAACGGCGAACGGCACAGCCGCATCTGGCGCTGCGCCGAGCCGCTCACCCCGGACGGCACGGCCGACCGCGTGCGCTGGCAGATCGACGGCTGGCTCACCGGCGGCCGGTCCGCGAAGCGGGACGGGGACGGCGGCCCGGGCGCCCCGATCTCCCTGCTGCGGCTCGAACCCGTCGAGGTGGTCGACGCCGGCGCGCTGCAGGCGGGCATGTGGGGCGACGAGGCCGACGGTGCCGCCCGGTTCCGCCGCGCCCTGGTCCGGGTGCAGGGCCTGCTCGGCGGCGAGGCGGTGCGGATGGGGGTGCGCAGCGGCGGTCGCGGCCCGGCCGAGCGGGTCACCTGGGTGCCGCTGGGCGACGAGGTGGTCCCGGAGCGCGATCCGGCCGCGCCGTGGCCCGGGCGGATGCCGGAGCCGGCACCGTCGGTTCTGGTCACGGGCGCCGCGGTCACGATGACCGATGCCGCGGGCGCCGCCGTGCGGGTCACCGAGCGCGGCGCCTTCACGGGTGAGCCCACGCACCTGGTGTGGGGCTCGCGCGACTGGTCGCTGCGCTGGTGGGCGGGGCCGTGGCTGGTCGACGAGCGGTGGTGGGCCGCCGACGGTGCCACCGAGCCCCGGGCCCGCGCCCAGGTGCTGCTCGAGCCCGCGCCGGGCCGCGACGACGGCCGGGCCCTGCTACTGCAGTACGCCGGGGGCTGGGAGGTGGAGGGCGTGTACGAGTAG